GGACAGAATTCAATTCCGTCCCCACTCGGTTTTGGAGTCCTTAAAAGTTCTTCGACAGAACTCTTTTCCACAAATGACATCCTCAGGAATGATTCATTGGATGTGTTCTCCAGAAGCCTCCGGATAAGATATGCCATTCCAGGAAGAAGTTCCCCTATTGGTGAATAGATCCTTACCCTGTAACCCATCTTTTCCAAAGCATCACGGATAGGCTCCCCCATACCATACAGCATCTGAAATTCAATTGAATTATCCGGTAGTCCCAGTTCCTCACTCACAGCAATGGCGCTGGCTATACTCCGGATATTGTGAGTTCCGATAGCAGGACGTATTACTTCACTGTTTTTCAACATGAGCCTTGAAAGTTTCTCAAAGTTGAGATCTGTCTCGCCCTTACTTAGAAAGACCGGAACAGGCCAACCAATTTGCCTGTTGATTACCGTTTCATAATCCCAGTAAGCCCCTTTTACCAGCCGGACCGTGATAACGCGCTTGTTCATGCGTGCCCATTCAATTAATGATTGCAGGTCATCAGCAGAATCTCGCAGGTATGCCTGGATGGCAATCCCAGCAAAAGGGAAGTCTTTGAACTCATCCTCTTCGATCAGGCTCTTGAATACTGCGATGACAAGGTCTTTAAGATAATAATATTCCATATCACAGGTGAAAGATGCACCGACTGTTATTGCCTTTTTAAGGATCAGCCTGAGACCATCTTTTGCATCCTCAATTGACCCATCCCAATCAACCGGATCAATTTGTGAATAAACAGATGACATCTTGACCGATATATTCACTTTGGGAATATGTCCATACCCATCTTCGTCTAATATGGAATTGTGAGACCAGAGAAGGCTGAAGGCACCCAGCATATCTAATAATTGTAAATTCTTTTCAATATATCTGTCTGCTTCTTTATCACTTACGACTGTTTCGCCAAGCAGATAACAGCTTAAGGCATAACCAGCGTCCCTGAGAGTCAGCAGCTTTTCCTTAGCCTCCTCAAAATTACCGCCTGATATGAACTGTCGTGCAAAGCTCCTGATATTTGTCCTTATTGCCAGAGCGGCTGCCTTTGCCATAAGACCCCGATCAGGAATATTTCCTGCGCCAAGCTTGAATATGCCGAGCAGGTCTATAATGTCTCCTGAAAAGTACTCTTTCAATATCCTTATAACCGAATAATCGCTTTTGAGAGAAGGAAGGACATCTATGAACCGGAACAACTGGGTCTTGAAATGCTCATCCTTCATTGCCCACTCCAGAACCTTTCCCTCCCACTTTCTTTTGTCAAAAACAGAGGGGGTAAAGTTTATTGCCTCAGAATAGAGTTTGTTTCCAATCTCCGTAATCCGGTCTTCTATGTTTTTCATATAATTTAGGGAATACCGGGGAATTCCGGTGGTGATGCCTGTTTAATATATATAATATGAAAATTCTGTGTCATACCAATATGATAATGTCCTATTATACCAAAATAGAAATGTCCTATTAAGTGCTAAGATGTTCTCCTCATAAGGGGGGGCATTATGGCAAGAGAGGACATTATCATGTTGAGTATTTAGGAGATGAGAAGGGTTAAAATAATTAATGAGGTACTGGATAAGCATATGACGCAAGTAGCTGCTGGGGAATTCCTGTCATTGTCAGACAGACAAGTTCGCAGGATTGCTGTCAGGGTTAAGGATGAGGGTGACAAGGGGCTTTGCCATAAGGGACGTGGTAAGCAATCAAACCGTAGTATAGGAGATGAGATAAAGGACAGGATA
This region of Nitrospirota bacterium genomic DNA includes:
- a CDS encoding proline dehydrogenase family protein, whose amino-acid sequence is MKNIEDRITEIGNKLYSEAINFTPSVFDKRKWEGKVLEWAMKDEHFKTQLFRFIDVLPSLKSDYSVIRILKEYFSGDIIDLLGIFKLGAGNIPDRGLMAKAAALAIRTNIRSFARQFISGGNFEEAKEKLLTLRDAGYALSCYLLGETVVSDKEADRYIEKNLQLLDMLGAFSLLWSHNSILDEDGYGHIPKVNISVKMSSVYSQIDPVDWDGSIEDAKDGLRLILKKAITVGASFTCDMEYYYLKDLVIAVFKSLIEEDEFKDFPFAGIAIQAYLRDSADDLQSLIEWARMNKRVITVRLVKGAYWDYETVINRQIGWPVPVFLSKGETDLNFEKLSRLMLKNSEVIRPAIGTHNIRSIASAIAVSEELGLPDNSIEFQMLYGMGEPIRDALEKMGYRVRIYSPIGELLPGMAYLIRRLLENTSNESFLRMSFVEKSSVEELLRTPKPSGDGIEFCPQLQESAGFQNEPPTDFSRRENREKMKEALVVVREQFDKKYPLYINGKEILTDKEIISLNPANPGEIVGKASSAAAREIEQAISGARRAWETWKVISAGERAEYLIKVAGMMKDKRFELAALQILEVGKSWNEADSDVSEAIDYLEYYGREMKRIGSGHYGNYPGEINYYHYMPRGIGIIISPWNFPLAIPTGMVAASIVTGNCAVFKPSGLSPVTAWMLVDLFNKAGLPPGVLQYLPGPGNIVGDYLVTHADIDFITFTGSRDVGLRIV